In Tachypleus tridentatus isolate NWPU-2018 chromosome 7, ASM421037v1, whole genome shotgun sequence, a genomic segment contains:
- the LOC143255957 gene encoding uncharacterized protein LOC143255957, with translation MSNDTTRLSGYPKFSISVVTKAPPTAAPIEDNSIPLEGELGPRKLTLHKSEDHVTALSMQNNHRETGNLEFPRQGYNIGKQTYIDQSWVPELLRKRLPTSRTTIVVSKV, from the exons ATGAGTAACGACACTACAAGACTGTCAGGATATCCAAAATTCTCTATTTCCGTGGTGACTAAAGCTCCACCGACTGCAGCACCCATTGAAGACAATAGTATTCCATTAGAG GGAGAGTTAGGTCCCCGAAAACTGACCCTTCACAAAAGTGAAGACCATGTGACAGCCCTTTCAATGCAAAATAACCATAGAGAGACCGGGAATTTGGAATTTCCAAGACAAGGATATAACATtggaaaacaaacttatatagaTCAAAGTTGGGTGCCAGAGTTGTTAAGAAAGAGACTTCCAACAAGTCGTACCACAATCGTGGTGAGCAAAGTCTGA
- the LOC143258028 gene encoding uncharacterized protein LOC143258028, whose translation MRPLLCVVKPVIRKRTITLTLMIIGIFLIVRKTKKMNNTELIPNMGTQNGSIIRILETKDDTNSINVLKRDEKMKALRSWQIQFNGKYFHQEDEGSWVDFWLRILPEYYVYSAFWDERLSISNTGPIIRIFGKVSLKVVNVSSIQCALQFDKSAGSDLLLQPLQGHYRFSRKCYDGGSIEFRCSVPPGQKPTSVSLVLDDGWKPWHWVSIHYPKKVNSENKIVLCTTPMYGDFSNHILIIEFVAYYKTVGVTHFVFYDAGCSEIVRKTLKKLNLAGISLDVLPFVNHGEKDNRKWNERAQVISVQDCMYRHMYTYEYGLYVDLDEFIFPVQHETLQELLKREEEKIPGNCCGEYVFRHFLYCLDYPSFHVPYLPFEFNTLLKRYAINNTQGYERSRYITKITELEHHGCVHRVAHLIPGSKRHLVPDQVGFSHHYRRGVKYDNRIDCGNFGNAKMRKIAIYDPSLPLKFGNKMIELVRLWKVSYGIE comes from the coding sequence ATGCGACCTCTCCTTTGTGTTGTTAAGCCTGTGATAAGGAAACGAACCATTACACTGACTCTCATGATTATCGGAATCTTTCTCATAGTCAGAAAGACTAAAAAGATGAACAACACAGAATTGATTCCTAATATGGGAACTCAAAACGGTTCGATAATAAGAATATTGGAAACAAAAGATGACACCAACAGCATAAATGTCTTGAAGAGAGATGAAAAGATGAAAGCCTTACGTTCGTGGCAGATACAGTTTAATGGTAAGTATTTTCACCAAGAAGACGAAGGTAGTTGGGTTGACTTCTGGCTTAGAATACTTCCAGAATACTACGTTTATTCGGCTTTTTGGGATGAGAGGTTATCTATATCAAACACAGGGCCTATCATCAGAATATTTGGAAAAGTCAGTCTTAAAGTTGTAAATGTCAGTTCTATTCAATGTGCCCTCCAGTTTGACAAATCGGCTGGATCAGACCTACTGTTGCAGCCATTGCAAGGTCATTACCGATTCTCACGTAAGTGCTATGACGGAGGAAGTATCGAGTTTCGATGTTCTGTCCCCCCCGGACAAAAACCAACTTCCGTGTCCTTGGTACTAGATGATGGATGGAAGCCGTGGCATTGGGTAAGTATTCATTATCCAAAAAAGGTGAACAGTgagaataaaattgttttgtgCACCACACCTATGTATGGTGACTTCAGTAACCACATACTAATTATAGAATTTGTCGCCTACTACAAGACGGTAGGGGTCACTCATTTTGTGTTCTATGATGCTGGATGCTCTGAAATTGTTAGAAAAACGCTGAAAAAATTGAACTTGGCTGGTATATCTCTGGATGTGTTACCTTTCGTCAACCATGGAGAGAAGGACAACCGAAAATGGAATGAACGAGCTCAGGTGATATCCGTTCAAGATTGTATGTACAGACATATGTATACTTATGAATACGGTTTATATGTCGACCTTGACGAATTCATCTTCCCCGTACAACACGAAACGCTGCAAGAGCTCCTAAAGAGAGAAGAGGAGAAGATTCCAGGAAACTGTTGCGGAGAGTACGTTTTCAGACATTTTCTCTACTGTCTCGATTACCCATCGTTCCATGTTCCATACCTCCCTTTTGAATTTAACACCTTGCTCAAGAGATACGCGATAAACAACACTCAAGGTTACGAAAGGTCCCGCTACATCACCAAAATTACAGAGTTGGAACATCATGGCTGTGTACACAGAGTAGCGCACCTGATACCAGGATCAAAGCGACATCTAGTGCCGGATCAGGTCGGTTTCAGCCATCACTACCGTCGTGGCGTCAAATATGACAACAGGATTGACTGCGGCAACTTCGGAAATGCAAAGATGAGAAAAATCGCAATTTACGATCCAAGTCTTCCTCTTAAGTTTGGAAATAAAATGATAGAACTTGTGAGACTCTGGAAGGTGTCCTATGGCATTGAATGA